DNA from Ignavibacteria bacterium:
GACATAAGTCATTCACAAATTCCTTTTATTAAGTTAAATTGTTATAAAGAATAGAATAGAAATATACACCATAAAGTGGACATCTAAAAAATCAATTTAAATCAAATTCGAAATATGATAAAAATAAAAAGAATTTATGAAAAATCTTCTAACAGTGATGGATATAGAATTCTTGTTGACAGACTATGGCCAAGAGGTCTGACAAAAGAGAAGGCAAACATAGATATCTGGCTAAAAGAAATTGCTCCCACAACCGGGTTAAGAAAATGGTTTGCTCATGATCCTAAAAAATGGAAATCATTTAAGGAAAAATACAAACGGGAATTGAAAAATAATTCAGATCTTATAAGTAAAATTAAACAACTGGAAAAAGATGAAGGGGTTATTACACTCTTGTATGCCGCAAAAGATGAAAAATACAATGAAGCAGTTGTGCTAAAAAGTATTTTTCATTAATTGTAGTTTGAAGCGCTTAATAAATATTTTTAATATTACTGTCCAATTATGAAAAAATATCTTTTATTTATTATTCTATCCGTTTATAATTAAGTAAAATTACATAAGGAGTATTCAGATGAAAGGATTTAAATCTAATATTGAAAAAGATACTTTGGAAAATAATAATTTTCGCAAAGTATTATACACATCAAAGCACAGCCAGCTTGTGCTTATGTCACTTAAACCGAAAGAAGAAATTGGTGAAGAAACTCATCCTGACAATGACCAGTTTTTCAGGTTTGAAAACGGTGAAGGTAAATGTATTATTGACGGAAACGAATACACCGTCAAAGATGGTGATGCAATTATCATTCCGGCAGGAGCAAAACATAATGTAATAAACCTGAGCGCTTCTGAAGACTTAAAAATGTATACCATATATTCTCCTGCCCATCACAAGGATGGAATAATACGCGCCACTAAAAAAGAAGCTGAAGCAAATGAAGAA
Protein-coding regions in this window:
- a CDS encoding cupin domain-containing protein, producing MKGFKSNIEKDTLENNNFRKVLYTSKHSQLVLMSLKPKEEIGEETHPDNDQFFRFENGEGKCIIDGNEYTVKDGDAIIIPAGAKHNVINLSASEDLKMYTIYSPAHHKDGIIRATKKEAEANEEDFDGVTTE
- a CDS encoding DUF488 domain-containing protein produces the protein MIKIKRIYEKSSNSDGYRILVDRLWPRGLTKEKANIDIWLKEIAPTTGLRKWFAHDPKKWKSFKEKYKRELKNNSDLISKIKQLEKDEGVITLLYAAKDEKYNEAVVLKSIFH